A part of Flexistipes sp. genomic DNA contains:
- a CDS encoding DUF2232 domain-containing protein, protein MSQNFFKKYSYIPFRLLPLIALLLFTSNVFSPQIGFILTFFLPLIVITYLNGTDRDKKSDAYNLVALAIAAFYSPIIAFYFILIVAVPALLLYYDTVTEKKLYPVITSGIPVLIVTVIALLALPEYRQMLHDAIVQNIDAISKQIQQNNVPLEERGYIAYISNNKEKIAQLGIFLLPCLSYSYTSLLSFVSRNFAYKFRNLPIKLFKVPDILIIPFLVGGFLILTETTTLKMISYNSTVIFSTLFFFQGLDLVNFFMQKFNIFVFLRLLVYIIIFSEPFMLVVVALFGLFDNWFHFDEMRLKKDKK, encoded by the coding sequence ATGTCTCAGAATTTTTTCAAAAAATATTCTTACATTCCGTTCAGACTTTTACCATTAATCGCTCTGCTTTTATTTACATCGAATGTTTTTTCTCCGCAGATAGGTTTTATTCTGACTTTTTTTCTTCCTCTTATAGTGATTACTTACCTAAATGGAACAGACAGAGATAAGAAGAGCGATGCATATAATTTAGTCGCATTAGCTATAGCAGCTTTTTACAGCCCAATAATTGCCTTTTATTTTATACTGATCGTTGCTGTACCTGCGTTGCTGCTATATTATGACACTGTAACAGAGAAAAAACTGTACCCGGTAATCACCTCCGGAATACCTGTTTTAATTGTCACAGTGATAGCACTGCTGGCTCTGCCGGAATACAGACAGATGCTTCATGATGCAATAGTGCAAAATATTGACGCAATATCGAAGCAAATTCAGCAAAACAATGTCCCTCTGGAAGAGCGCGGATACATTGCTTATATTTCGAACAATAAAGAGAAAATTGCACAACTTGGAATCTTCCTGCTGCCCTGCTTAAGCTACTCATACACTTCACTTTTGAGCTTTGTCAGCAGAAACTTTGCCTATAAGTTCAGGAATCTGCCCATAAAGCTGTTCAAAGTTCCTGATATCCTGATAATACCTTTCTTAGTGGGTGGATTTCTTATTTTAACTGAAACCACCACGCTAAAAATGATTTCCTACAATTCAACCGTAATATTTTCGACATTGTTCTTTTTTCAGGGGCTCGACCTGGTAAATTTTTTCATGCAGAAGTTCAATATTTTCGTTTTTTTAAGGCTTTTAGTCTATATTATAATATTTTCCGAACCTTTTATGCTGGTTGTAGTTGCACTTTTCGGTCTTTTTGATAACTGGTTTCATTTTGATGAAATGCGCTTAAAAAAGGATAAAAAGTGA
- a CDS encoding single-stranded DNA-binding protein codes for MGFLNKVILLGNVTRNPEVRYIPGSGTPVAKFGLAVNRRYKSGDEYKDETLFIDISAFARLAEITGEYVTKGMPLLVEGRLTFRTWEQDGVKRSKHEIVAENIQMISRPSGQSNRSEGTASSENSQITDNYSGNDTMDENDIPF; via the coding sequence ATGGGGTTCTTAAATAAAGTCATCTTACTTGGTAACGTGACAAGAAATCCGGAAGTGAGGTATATTCCAGGATCAGGAACGCCGGTTGCTAAGTTTGGTCTTGCAGTTAACAGAAGATACAAAAGCGGTGATGAGTATAAAGATGAAACCCTCTTCATTGATATATCTGCATTTGCAAGACTCGCCGAAATTACCGGAGAATATGTAACCAAAGGTATGCCGCTGCTGGTAGAAGGAAGATTGACCTTCAGAACGTGGGAGCAGGATGGTGTAAAAAGAAGCAAGCATGAGATAGTTGCAGAAAACATCCAAATGATATCCCGCCCTTCCGGTCAGAGCAACAGATCTGAAGGAACTGCATCTTCTGAAAATTCACAGATTACGGATAATTATTCCGGCAATGATACAATGGATGAAAACGACATCCCTTTCTAA
- a CDS encoding NADH-quinone oxidoreductase subunit C translates to MNFEDIKKKVGAEFPEDVTFSEKHGCRFLDTKPYAFKKVLNFLKDGCDFEYLVDVVAAHWPKRKEKFDVIYNVFSITNKIRVFVRVKIESDSLETVTDLWKSALFLEREQYDLVGVRFEGHPDLRRILMPEYFEGNPLKKDYPLKGRKWFNDVDEQNLGISFSK, encoded by the coding sequence ATGAATTTTGAGGATATAAAAAAGAAAGTAGGGGCAGAATTCCCTGAAGATGTTACTTTCAGCGAAAAGCATGGTTGCAGATTTTTGGACACAAAGCCTTATGCTTTTAAGAAAGTTTTAAATTTTTTGAAAGATGGATGTGATTTTGAATATCTTGTCGATGTTGTTGCTGCACATTGGCCGAAAAGAAAAGAGAAATTTGATGTAATATACAATGTGTTTTCCATAACAAATAAAATAAGAGTTTTTGTGAGAGTGAAAATTGAATCTGATTCCCTGGAAACAGTAACGGATCTCTGGAAGTCAGCACTGTTTCTTGAGAGGGAGCAGTATGATCTGGTCGGAGTGCGTTTTGAGGGGCATCCGGATTTACGCAGAATACTTATGCCTGAGTACTTTGAGGGTAACCCTTTGAAAAAAGATTACCCGCTTAAAGGGCGTAAATGGTTTAATGACGTAGATGAGCAAAATCTCGGCATAAGCTTTAGTAAATAA
- the rpsF gene encoding 30S ribosomal protein S6, with protein MNLYETVLLVNPELPLKDAQELSEKYQELIKKQNGEIVNTEAWGKLRLAYEVEGHKEGLYFLIQFKSDTPVLQELEKRFKYDDNVLRQALVRIDGKKFKLKKKSDEKEKKERARKGSPKDTEENAPKEENVEAAEEKTPTAEENPPKEENTKEKE; from the coding sequence ATGAATTTGTACGAAACGGTATTACTTGTTAACCCTGAGCTGCCCCTAAAGGATGCACAGGAGTTATCGGAAAAGTATCAGGAGCTTATTAAGAAGCAAAACGGAGAAATTGTAAACACTGAGGCATGGGGCAAACTCAGATTGGCCTATGAAGTTGAAGGACACAAAGAAGGTCTCTATTTCCTCATTCAATTCAAATCAGACACACCGGTTCTTCAGGAACTGGAAAAACGTTTCAAATACGATGATAACGTCCTAAGACAAGCTTTGGTAAGAATCGACGGCAAAAAATTCAAACTGAAAAAGAAATCTGACGAAAAAGAGAAAAAAGAGAGAGCGAGAAAAGGGAGCCCCAAAGACACAGAGGAAAACGCTCCTAAGGAAGAAAATGTAGAGGCGGCTGAAGAAAAGACTCCAACAGCCGAAGAAAATCCACCGAAAGAAGAGAATACTAAAGAGAAGGAATAA
- a CDS encoding NADH-quinone oxidoreductase subunit A, whose translation MSPYLPIVIMLFAAALIGIISMVVGVLIRPSKPDESKLSVYECGMPEFSDARKRYNVRFYVIAMLFVIFDVELVFLFPWAVAFDKVGLLGLTSVFVFLIILIVGYFYDWKKGVLEWE comes from the coding sequence ATGAGTCCTTATTTACCAATAGTAATTATGCTTTTTGCGGCAGCTTTGATCGGCATTATCAGTATGGTGGTCGGGGTACTTATACGTCCCAGCAAACCAGACGAATCGAAGCTCAGTGTTTATGAATGCGGGATGCCCGAGTTTAGTGACGCCAGGAAACGTTATAATGTACGTTTTTATGTCATTGCCATGTTGTTTGTAATATTCGATGTGGAGCTAGTGTTTTTGTTTCCATGGGCCGTGGCTTTTGATAAAGTCGGCCTGCTTGGACTTACTTCGGTTTTCGTGTTTCTGATTATACTGATAGTAGGTTATTTCTATGACTGGAAAAAAGGAGTGCTGGAATGGGAGTAA
- the nuoG gene encoding NADH-quinone oxidoreductase subunit NuoG yields the protein MLTLTIDGIEVKVKEGSTILDAAKEAGVDIPLLCHHKMLHPFGACRVCLVEVEGSPKLMTACTTPAADKMNIFTQTEKLQRVRKTAIELLLINHPLDCPVCDKGGECTLQDLTFEFGINDERFDAEPNDTPVDHSNPFIERDIDRCVLCGKCVRICDEVVNIQAISFQNRGTDTIIGTSFDQPWHCEYCGQCMSVCPVGSLNNRVYLFKNRPWNLESTYSTCGFCSCGCTVVVDHQDNEVFRISEDPEAGINHGFLCAKGRFGFELFNSTKRKSKPMIKGKSGFSEKEYTDAIDFSADKIVKIKEEHGPESIGVIVSPRLTNEEAFLAQKFGRDVIGTKNIYSFETADALPEGTYEDVENSDYILVLNNDVTESNPILGLAVRRAARHNPAKLNVFYSKYTALRRVSSEFIKDNPKKIYEEIDDLVSTVESGKGNYKAMAEELSKAEKPVVIYDPYARKDIEFAKRLKNSVNNLITVPCKWKNNSQGIADMGCVNGLKPGYKEAEKGEGLREALETDKLKALIVFGENLATKAEFKDLTGSFKKLDFVMVSDPFFSESAELADVYLPVATFTEKDGSFTNLEGRVQQIFKAVEKGLPTDADIIGDLSAKLSKELPRDIESVRDMIKKENKLYSSINFDGEVISYPYLFAEDIKDEKMELASTGKYYLAPASLRLHSGSYTRHSPDLSKVYSEAMLEINPEDAKALNVEEGEYLAVKVGDMTRKYKVNIDKHVDKGTVFLPNDYNETAAVFHKGRYLKVDLVKHEA from the coding sequence ATGCTAACCCTTACAATAGACGGAATTGAGGTTAAAGTAAAAGAAGGTTCCACAATTCTTGATGCTGCCAAAGAAGCAGGTGTGGATATACCGCTTCTTTGCCATCATAAAATGCTGCATCCTTTCGGTGCCTGCCGAGTGTGTCTTGTGGAAGTGGAAGGCAGCCCAAAACTCATGACTGCCTGTACAACGCCGGCAGCCGATAAAATGAACATTTTTACACAGACTGAGAAATTGCAGAGGGTGAGAAAAACTGCTATTGAGCTTCTACTCATTAACCACCCACTCGATTGCCCTGTTTGTGATAAGGGTGGCGAGTGCACGCTGCAGGACTTGACATTTGAGTTTGGTATAAATGATGAGCGTTTTGATGCTGAGCCTAACGATACTCCCGTGGATCATTCAAATCCTTTTATTGAAAGAGATATAGACAGGTGTGTTTTATGCGGAAAGTGCGTAAGAATTTGTGATGAAGTCGTTAACATACAGGCAATCAGCTTTCAGAACAGGGGCACGGATACTATAATCGGAACCTCGTTTGATCAACCGTGGCATTGTGAATACTGTGGTCAGTGTATGAGTGTTTGCCCGGTCGGATCACTTAATAACAGGGTATACCTCTTTAAGAACAGACCGTGGAATTTGGAAAGCACTTATTCTACATGTGGCTTCTGTTCATGCGGCTGCACTGTTGTTGTAGATCATCAGGACAATGAAGTATTCAGAATTTCCGAAGATCCGGAAGCAGGTATAAACCACGGTTTTCTGTGTGCCAAAGGCAGGTTTGGGTTCGAGCTTTTTAACTCAACCAAGCGCAAAAGCAAACCTATGATAAAAGGGAAATCCGGTTTTAGCGAAAAAGAATACACCGATGCTATTGATTTTAGTGCTGATAAAATTGTAAAAATAAAGGAAGAACACGGTCCGGAGTCTATTGGTGTGATTGTTTCACCGAGACTTACCAACGAAGAAGCTTTTCTGGCTCAGAAATTCGGAAGAGATGTTATCGGCACAAAGAATATTTATTCATTCGAAACAGCAGATGCCCTTCCGGAAGGAACTTATGAAGATGTGGAAAACAGTGATTATATATTGGTGCTTAATAATGATGTAACCGAATCAAATCCAATACTGGGACTAGCCGTAAGACGTGCTGCAAGGCACAACCCGGCGAAACTTAATGTTTTCTACAGTAAATATACTGCCTTAAGAAGGGTTTCCAGTGAATTTATCAAAGATAACCCGAAGAAAATTTATGAGGAAATTGATGATTTGGTTTCCACAGTAGAGAGCGGAAAAGGTAACTATAAAGCGATGGCTGAAGAGCTTAGCAAAGCTGAAAAACCTGTGGTTATTTATGATCCGTATGCAAGAAAAGATATAGAATTTGCCAAAAGGCTGAAAAACTCTGTGAATAATCTCATAACAGTGCCATGCAAATGGAAAAATAACTCTCAGGGCATAGCTGACATGGGATGTGTTAACGGATTGAAGCCAGGATACAAAGAGGCCGAAAAAGGCGAAGGCCTGAGAGAAGCTCTGGAAACAGACAAATTAAAGGCACTTATTGTTTTTGGTGAAAATCTTGCAACAAAAGCTGAATTCAAGGATCTCACAGGTTCTTTCAAAAAGTTAGATTTTGTAATGGTAAGTGACCCGTTCTTCAGTGAATCTGCCGAATTGGCAGATGTTTATCTGCCTGTGGCTACTTTTACCGAAAAGGATGGCAGTTTTACCAACCTGGAAGGTCGTGTTCAGCAGATTTTTAAAGCTGTGGAAAAGGGGTTACCAACGGATGCTGATATAATAGGTGATTTATCCGCTAAGTTGTCAAAGGAACTGCCGAGGGATATTGAGTCCGTAAGAGATATGATTAAAAAAGAAAATAAACTATACTCTTCAATAAATTTTGACGGTGAGGTAATAAGTTATCCATACTTGTTTGCAGAAGACATAAAAGATGAAAAGATGGAGCTTGCCAGTACCGGTAAATATTATCTGGCTCCCGCTTCGCTTAGACTGCATTCCGGTTCATATACGAGACATTCACCTGATTTATCCAAAGTATATAGTGAGGCAATGCTTGAGATAAATCCGGAGGATGCAAAAGCGTTGAATGTTGAAGAAGGTGAATACCTCGCTGTTAAGGTGGGTGATATGACCCGTAAATATAAGGTTAATATTGATAAACATGTGGACAAGGGAACTGTTTTTCTCCCGAACGACTATAATGAGACGGCGGCGGTATTTCATAAAGGACGCTATCTCAAAGTGGACCTGGTTAAACACGAGGCATAG
- the nuoD gene encoding NADH dehydrogenase (quinone) subunit D, producing the protein MQNTEVKDREQKQVSELITVNMGPQHPSTHGVLRLVVDLDGETIADVRPDIGFLHRGVEKLAENRTYHQFIPLTDRLDYLSPLSNNLGYCLAVEKFFDVKIPERAEYLRVILAELSRIVSHLVWIATHALDIGAMTVFIYAFREREYVLDLFEIATGQRMTSSWMRVGGIRDDVPEEFFKRLGKFVSILDERVDTYERLLTKNRIWLKRTKGIGYLSKEDALSYGVSGPIMRGSGIDFDLRRDEPYGIYDRFDFEVPVYEDGDVYARYLVRLKEIREAKKIIKQAMEGIPEGPTMTDDPRVAYPSHEEVYEKMEALIRRFYIVSKGFKPPKGHTYGCVEAPKGELGYYIISDGDAKPYRLKIRAPSFVNLGALPEMSRGYMLADLVAVIGSVDIVLGEIDR; encoded by the coding sequence ATGCAGAATACAGAAGTGAAAGATAGAGAACAAAAACAGGTTAGCGAACTTATTACTGTTAATATGGGTCCTCAGCACCCCAGTACTCACGGGGTTTTAAGGCTGGTTGTGGATCTCGACGGTGAGACAATCGCGGATGTAAGGCCGGATATAGGTTTTCTTCACAGGGGTGTAGAGAAACTGGCAGAAAACAGAACGTACCACCAATTCATCCCTTTGACAGACAGGCTGGATTATCTTTCCCCACTTTCCAACAATCTGGGTTACTGTCTCGCTGTTGAAAAGTTTTTTGATGTTAAAATACCTGAGAGAGCGGAATATCTCAGGGTTATTCTGGCTGAACTGTCCCGTATAGTAAGCCACCTTGTATGGATAGCTACCCATGCTCTTGATATAGGCGCTATGACCGTTTTTATCTATGCTTTCAGGGAAAGGGAGTATGTTCTCGATCTTTTTGAGATTGCAACAGGTCAGAGGATGACCAGCTCCTGGATGAGAGTGGGAGGAATCAGAGACGATGTGCCTGAAGAGTTTTTTAAGAGGCTGGGTAAATTTGTTTCGATTCTCGATGAAAGGGTTGATACATATGAAAGATTACTTACCAAAAATAGAATTTGGCTGAAAAGAACAAAAGGAATTGGATATCTCTCAAAAGAGGATGCTCTTAGTTATGGTGTGAGCGGCCCTATTATGAGAGGCTCCGGTATAGATTTTGACTTAAGAAGGGACGAACCATATGGTATTTATGACAGGTTCGATTTTGAGGTACCCGTGTATGAAGACGGGGACGTATATGCCAGATACCTTGTTCGTCTGAAAGAGATCAGGGAAGCAAAGAAAATCATAAAACAGGCTATGGAGGGTATTCCTGAAGGACCCACCATGACTGATGATCCCAGGGTTGCTTATCCTTCACATGAAGAAGTTTATGAGAAGATGGAAGCACTTATCAGAAGATTTTACATAGTTTCGAAAGGCTTTAAACCGCCCAAAGGGCACACATACGGATGTGTCGAAGCTCCTAAAGGTGAGCTCGGTTACTACATAATTAGTGACGGGGATGCGAAACCCTATAGATTAAAGATCAGGGCACCCTCGTTTGTTAACCTGGGAGCATTGCCTGAAATGTCCAGGGGGTATATGCTTGCCGATCTTGTGGCGGTTATAGGCAGCGTAGATATTGTACTTGGTGAGATAGACAGGTAA
- a CDS encoding RluA family pseudouridine synthase: MHKRFASDKYFKRLDICLSENFDISRSFSSEIVKDGRVYLNSNEIKKASASVQEGDVLDIYFPEEKEKIQLRPVDLNLRVVYENEWYAVVDKPAGIAVHPSESNNNITLVNALLYSLESVASEGEGDDRPGIVHRLDKDTSGLLIVAKTFDAKKKLQGLFKNRKISKKYICICAGNPIENIYEIENMVGRHPVTRYKMAVLKEGGRFAKSRVVVMERYESAFKAEVKIFTGRTHQIRVHMAHLGFPIIGDSLYGGKKATGYPIQRQALHSFSLSFFCPFERKEVYFEAELPADMKKLLNVLAE, from the coding sequence TTGCATAAGCGCTTTGCTTCAGATAAGTATTTTAAGAGACTGGATATCTGTCTTTCCGAGAACTTTGATATATCAAGGTCATTCAGCTCAGAGATTGTCAAAGATGGACGTGTTTATCTAAATAGCAATGAAATTAAAAAGGCATCTGCTTCTGTACAAGAGGGAGACGTTCTGGATATTTACTTCCCGGAAGAAAAAGAAAAAATACAATTGAGACCAGTGGATTTAAACCTGAGAGTAGTATATGAGAATGAATGGTATGCTGTGGTTGACAAACCGGCCGGAATCGCCGTGCACCCCTCAGAGTCAAATAATAACATTACTTTGGTAAATGCTTTGCTCTATTCACTGGAGAGTGTTGCAAGCGAGGGGGAGGGAGACGACAGACCAGGCATTGTACACCGTTTGGATAAAGACACATCAGGCTTGTTGATTGTTGCAAAAACATTTGATGCCAAGAAAAAGCTTCAGGGGCTTTTTAAAAATAGAAAGATCAGTAAAAAATATATATGCATATGCGCTGGAAATCCTATTGAAAATATCTATGAAATAGAAAATATGGTGGGTAGACACCCTGTGACAAGATATAAAATGGCGGTTTTGAAAGAAGGCGGGAGGTTTGCAAAAAGCAGGGTTGTGGTTATGGAGAGGTATGAAAGTGCGTTTAAGGCTGAAGTGAAGATTTTTACAGGAAGAACCCACCAGATTCGGGTACATATGGCGCATCTCGGTTTTCCAATTATCGGGGACAGTCTGTACGGCGGCAAAAAAGCCACAGGCTACCCTATACAGAGGCAGGCTCTTCACTCATTCAGCCTGAGTTTTTTCTGCCCCTTTGAAAGAAAAGAGGTTTATTTTGAAGCTGAGCTGCCTGCAGATATGAAAAAACTGTTAAATGTGTTGGCTGAATGA
- the rpsR gene encoding 30S ribosomal protein S18, whose protein sequence is MAMRRRFQRKKVCKFCADKLDIDYKDTKLLKQYITERGKIMPSRLTGTCSRHQRMLASSVKTARNIALLPYTLNR, encoded by the coding sequence ATGGCAATGAGAAGAAGATTTCAAAGAAAAAAAGTTTGTAAATTTTGTGCTGATAAACTGGATATTGACTATAAAGATACTAAACTGCTTAAACAGTATATCACAGAACGGGGAAAAATCATGCCCTCAAGGCTGACGGGAACATGTTCAAGACATCAGCGCATGTTGGCATCTTCAGTAAAAACGGCAAGAAATATTGCACTTCTTCCCTACACGTTGAACAGATAA
- a CDS encoding NuoB/complex I 20 kDa subunit family protein: MGVMEHKFSDNILTTSVDGLVNWARRSSLWPLTFGLACCAIEMMATGAARYDLDRLGVIFRATPRQSDVMIVAGTVTRKMAPVLRKVYNQMPEPKWVIAMGSCATSGGIFDTYATVQGVDEIVPVDFYIPGCPPRPESLLDAIVALQQQIKTEKILRK, encoded by the coding sequence ATGGGAGTAATGGAGCATAAGTTTTCGGATAATATTTTAACCACATCTGTTGACGGACTGGTCAACTGGGCAAGGCGTTCTTCGTTGTGGCCTCTGACTTTTGGGCTTGCTTGTTGTGCTATTGAGATGATGGCTACAGGTGCTGCCAGATATGACCTTGACAGGCTCGGAGTTATTTTCAGGGCCACCCCGAGACAGTCGGATGTTATGATTGTTGCAGGTACTGTGACAAGAAAGATGGCACCCGTTCTCAGGAAGGTTTACAATCAGATGCCTGAGCCGAAATGGGTTATTGCTATGGGAAGCTGTGCCACAAGCGGTGGGATTTTTGATACATATGCAACTGTTCAGGGAGTTGATGAGATAGTACCGGTGGATTTTTACATTCCCGGATGTCCTCCCAGGCCTGAGTCTCTTCTGGATGCTATTGTTGCACTGCAGCAGCAAATTAAGACAGAAAAAATACTCAGGAAATAG
- the nuoE gene encoding NADH-quinone oxidoreductase subunit NuoE yields the protein MDENAVAEELDLSKIDKICEKYKGKKGSTIPVLQAVQEEYGYLSKEMLERMGDVLNVSPHELYGVLTFYAQFYTSPRGKYVIRVCRGTACHVKGSGRISEVVKEEFGIGDGETTEDYGFTLEEVSCIGACGMAPVIMVNDKTHGNLTPEKSREIFKDYAEKFKEEE from the coding sequence ATGGATGAAAATGCTGTAGCTGAAGAGCTTGATCTTTCTAAAATAGATAAAATTTGTGAAAAATATAAAGGTAAAAAAGGTTCGACAATACCTGTATTACAGGCTGTTCAGGAAGAGTACGGATACCTGTCCAAAGAAATGCTCGAAAGGATGGGTGATGTTTTAAATGTATCACCTCATGAGCTTTATGGTGTGTTAACATTTTATGCACAGTTTTATACTAGTCCCCGTGGCAAGTATGTGATAAGAGTCTGCAGAGGAACCGCATGTCATGTTAAAGGTTCCGGCAGAATTTCCGAGGTTGTTAAAGAAGAGTTTGGAATAGGGGACGGAGAAACAACTGAAGATTATGGTTTCACTCTTGAAGAGGTTTCCTGCATAGGTGCCTGTGGTATGGCGCCTGTGATTATGGTTAACGATAAAACGCATGGAAATTTAACACCTGAAAAATCCAGAGAAATTTTTAAAGATTACGCAGAAAAATTTAAAGAAGAAGAATAG
- the nuoF gene encoding NADH-quinone oxidoreductase subunit NuoF: protein MSAVKSDIIEVHICTGTAGVASGAYEVMDAFNEVFKSKNVPAIVKERECKVKQTGCRGLCERDVLVDIYLPGEEAATYEHVTPDMVQTIVDEHIGEGEPVKKWAAKKSYYDFYRLQKRYVLKDCGVVDPEDIDDYIQLGGYEAITKVIKEMSPEDVIEEVKKANLRGRGGGGFPSGLKWTFCRKSPGDHKYLVCNADEGDPGAFMDRSIIEGNPHDVIEGMLIAAYAIGCNEGYIYCRAEYPLAIARVKKALKVAEERGYLGDNILGTDFNFKLHLKEGAGAFVCGEETALLASIEGERGMPRPRPPFPAVKGLWQKPTNVNNVETFANLPMIILNGADWYTTIGTEKSKGTKIFALSGKVKSTGLVEVPMGITVKELIYDVGGGIPKKRKFKAVQMGGPSGGCLPEDLLDTPIDYDSLTAAGAMMGSGGVVVMDETNCMVNIAKFFLTFTQRESCGKCIPCRVGTKTMLDILERISDGKGREGDIELLESLAEDIKISSLCGLGQTAPNPVLTTIRYFRDEYEAHIYDQKCPARECPELIEFVVIDEKCKKCGICYKVCPVDAISWEKGKVAYIDKEKCVKCRECIVNCPFNAID from the coding sequence ATGAGTGCTGTTAAATCAGACATAATAGAAGTGCATATTTGCACAGGGACGGCAGGTGTTGCATCCGGTGCTTATGAAGTTATGGATGCATTCAATGAGGTTTTTAAAAGCAAGAATGTCCCTGCAATTGTCAAGGAACGGGAGTGCAAAGTAAAACAGACAGGCTGCCGGGGGCTGTGTGAGCGCGATGTGCTTGTGGATATTTATCTACCCGGCGAAGAAGCTGCTACGTACGAGCATGTTACTCCGGATATGGTTCAGACGATAGTTGATGAGCATATTGGAGAAGGCGAACCTGTAAAAAAATGGGCGGCCAAAAAGAGTTATTACGATTTCTATAGATTGCAGAAACGTTATGTACTTAAGGACTGTGGCGTTGTAGACCCTGAGGATATAGATGACTATATTCAGCTCGGTGGTTATGAGGCAATAACTAAAGTAATCAAGGAAATGTCTCCTGAAGATGTTATTGAAGAGGTTAAAAAAGCCAATTTAAGAGGACGCGGGGGCGGTGGCTTCCCTTCCGGTCTTAAGTGGACTTTTTGCCGGAAATCACCCGGGGATCATAAATATCTTGTTTGTAACGCAGATGAGGGGGACCCCGGTGCTTTTATGGACAGAAGTATTATAGAGGGAAATCCCCATGATGTTATCGAGGGTATGCTGATTGCCGCATATGCCATAGGCTGTAATGAAGGATACATCTACTGCAGGGCTGAGTATCCGCTGGCTATAGCCCGTGTGAAAAAAGCGCTCAAAGTGGCTGAGGAGCGAGGCTATCTCGGTGATAATATACTGGGCACTGACTTTAATTTTAAGCTTCATCTTAAAGAGGGGGCCGGTGCGTTTGTATGTGGTGAAGAAACAGCTTTGCTGGCATCAATTGAAGGTGAAAGAGGGATGCCCAGGCCCAGACCTCCTTTCCCGGCTGTGAAAGGCTTATGGCAGAAACCAACTAATGTTAATAATGTTGAGACCTTTGCTAATCTGCCGATGATAATACTTAACGGAGCTGACTGGTATACGACAATCGGTACTGAAAAATCCAAAGGGACAAAGATATTTGCACTCAGTGGAAAAGTCAAAAGTACAGGACTCGTGGAAGTTCCTATGGGGATTACAGTAAAAGAGCTTATATATGATGTGGGCGGAGGTATCCCCAAGAAGCGTAAATTCAAGGCTGTTCAAATGGGCGGACCTTCCGGCGGATGTCTGCCTGAGGATTTGCTCGATACACCGATTGACTATGATTCATTGACAGCAGCCGGTGCTATGATGGGCTCAGGCGGTGTTGTTGTAATGGATGAAACAAATTGCATGGTTAATATTGCCAAGTTCTTTCTGACGTTTACGCAGCGTGAATCCTGCGGCAAATGCATACCCTGTAGAGTCGGAACCAAGACAATGCTCGATATCCTGGAGCGTATAAGTGACGGTAAGGGCAGAGAAGGCGATATTGAGCTGTTGGAAAGTTTAGCTGAAGACATTAAGATTTCATCACTTTGTGGTCTTGGACAGACAGCCCCGAATCCTGTTTTGACCACTATCAGGTATTTTAGGGATGAGTATGAAGCCCACATATATGATCAAAAATGCCCTGCCAGGGAATGTCCTGAGCTTATAGAGTTTGTTGTTATAGATGAAAAATGCAAAAAGTGCGGGATATGCTATAAAGTATGCCCGGTTGATGCTATTTCCTGGGAGAAAGGGAAAGTTGCTTATATAGATAAAGAGAAGTGCGTTAAATGTCGTGAGTGTATTGTTAATTGTCCATTTAATGCAATAGACTAA